The following are encoded in a window of Sulfitobacter sp. S190 genomic DNA:
- a CDS encoding trans-aconitate 2-methyltransferase — protein MATPEPNDPFFVLHRDLPREGPGLPADVAWAAEVAHLPSTARMADVACGPGADIGALLRAAPDGDVTALDKTGPFVQAARERWAGDSRVTVLRADMARVMNRYDLIWCAGAVYFMGVQQALTAWRKALHPGGAIAFSEACWFTDTPSPRAKALWQQYPAMTDQAGINAHIAQAGYEVIDQRPLMDAAWEAYFGPLDARIAALRPGADAALSAVLDEAVEEAECWRAHRDEFGYLLSVVRPR, from the coding sequence ATGGCCACACCTGAACCCAACGATCCGTTCTTCGTGCTGCACCGCGATCTGCCCCGCGAGGGCCCCGGTCTGCCTGCGGATGTCGCGTGGGCAGCGGAGGTCGCGCATCTGCCATCCACTGCGCGCATGGCGGATGTTGCCTGCGGCCCGGGGGCCGATATCGGGGCGCTCTTGCGCGCGGCCCCCGACGGTGACGTGACCGCGCTGGATAAAACGGGTCCTTTTGTGCAGGCGGCGCGCGAGCGCTGGGCGGGCGACAGCCGTGTGACCGTGCTGCGGGCGGACATGGCGCGGGTCATGAACCGGTATGACCTGATCTGGTGTGCGGGGGCCGTCTATTTCATGGGGGTGCAGCAGGCACTCACCGCGTGGCGCAAGGCGCTCCATCCCGGCGGCGCGATCGCCTTCAGCGAGGCGTGCTGGTTTACCGATACGCCGTCGCCCCGCGCCAAAGCGCTGTGGCAACAGTACCCCGCGATGACCGATCAGGCAGGGATCAACGCGCATATTGCCCAAGCCGGGTACGAGGTCATTGACCAGCGCCCCCTGATGGACGCCGCATGGGAGGCCTATTTCGGCCCGCTTGATGCACGCATCGCGGCGCTGCGTCCGGGCGCCGATGCCGCCTTGTCGGCCGTGCTGGACGAAGCTGTGGAGGAAGCCGAATGCTGGCGTGCCCACCGCGACGAATTCGGCTATCTGCTAAGCGTGGTGCGCCCGCGATGA
- a CDS encoding squalene/phytoene synthase family protein produces MSLTDDQVACAKLVERGDPLRFRAAMAAPVSRRGHLFALYAFNVEVSRAPWVTQETMIAEMRLQWWRDALEEIAQGGPVRRHEVTSPLADAIDAEQAAALDPLVAARRWDIYRDPFEDSAHFEAYLRETSGLLTHAAAGILGTAPARVALDAGYAAGLAAFLRAIPQLEAAGRVPLLDGTPDGVRALAQTGLARLADARAARAQVARSAAAAFLPTAAAEPVLKAAVADPRCVAEGRLPDPGPAVTLRVALGRW; encoded by the coding sequence ATGAGCCTTACCGATGACCAGGTTGCCTGCGCAAAGCTGGTGGAACGGGGCGATCCGTTGCGCTTTCGCGCGGCGATGGCGGCACCGGTGTCACGCCGGGGCCACCTCTTTGCGCTTTACGCATTCAATGTCGAGGTCTCGCGCGCGCCTTGGGTCACCCAAGAGACGATGATCGCCGAGATGCGGCTGCAGTGGTGGCGCGACGCGCTTGAGGAAATCGCCCAGGGCGGCCCGGTGCGGCGCCACGAGGTAACCTCACCGCTGGCGGATGCAATTGACGCGGAACAGGCGGCGGCACTCGATCCGCTCGTTGCCGCGCGGCGGTGGGACATTTACCGCGACCCGTTCGAGGACAGCGCACATTTCGAGGCCTACTTGCGGGAAACATCCGGTCTGCTGACCCACGCGGCGGCGGGTATTCTGGGGACGGCACCGGCTCGGGTGGCGCTGGATGCGGGATACGCGGCAGGTCTGGCCGCTTTCCTGCGGGCCATCCCGCAGCTGGAGGCGGCGGGCCGCGTGCCTTTGCTCGACGGCACACCAGACGGCGTACGGGCCTTGGCGCAAACGGGACTGGCGCGGCTGGCGGACGCGCGTGCCGCGCGGGCGCAGGTCGCCCGCAGTGCGGCCGCGGCCTTCCTGCCGACCGCGGCTGCCGAACCTGTGCTCAAGGCCGCTGTGGCCGATCCGCGATGCGTGGCGGAGGGACGGCTGCCCGATCCGGGGCCCGCGGTCACCTTGCGGGTGGCGCTGGGCCGCTGGTGA
- a CDS encoding MFS transporter, translating into MIDDTRAKRNVAVLVAAQAFLGSQITMIFVIGGLAGQQLSPNVCLATLPISMIVFGSMTTAPWLSTVMQRLGRRTGFIIGAVGGLLGAGISAYALTIESFWIFLIGSFITGIYMSSQGFFRFAAADTASDTFRPKAISYVMAGGLISAIIGPQLVGILSGSTPDATVMRFFPVYLAAMALNVLGMLLFVFLDIPKPPVPAQDAPRGRTRWELLTTPRIAVAVICAMVSYALMNLVMTSTPLAVVGCGFTVVDASNVVTGHVLAMFAPSFFTGHLIARFGVERIMGLGIAILAVAGVVALQGVELGNFFVALILLGLGWNFGFIGATTMLAGAHAPHERGRMQGLNDLLVFGGVTMASLASGGLMNCSGGSAVEGWQAVNYAMIPFLALAGGSLVWLVMTRNRRIA; encoded by the coding sequence ATGATCGACGATACACGGGCCAAAAGAAACGTTGCCGTTCTGGTCGCAGCGCAGGCGTTTCTGGGCAGCCAGATTACCATGATTTTCGTCATCGGCGGTCTGGCGGGCCAGCAGCTGTCGCCCAATGTGTGTCTGGCCACCCTGCCGATTTCGATGATCGTTTTCGGATCCATGACAACGGCGCCGTGGCTGTCGACGGTGATGCAGAGGCTTGGCCGGCGCACCGGTTTCATCATCGGGGCCGTTGGCGGCCTGCTGGGTGCGGGCATCAGCGCCTATGCGCTGACGATCGAAAGCTTCTGGATTTTCCTGATCGGCAGCTTCATCACCGGCATCTACATGTCATCGCAGGGATTTTTCCGGTTTGCCGCAGCCGACACGGCCTCGGACACGTTCCGGCCAAAGGCGATTTCCTATGTCATGGCAGGCGGCCTTATTTCGGCGATCATCGGCCCACAGCTGGTCGGGATATTGAGCGGCAGCACCCCCGACGCCACGGTCATGCGGTTCTTTCCGGTCTATCTGGCGGCGATGGCGCTCAACGTGCTGGGGATGCTGTTGTTTGTGTTTCTCGACATTCCCAAGCCGCCGGTGCCTGCGCAGGATGCGCCACGGGGCCGCACCCGGTGGGAGCTGTTGACCACACCACGCATCGCGGTCGCGGTGATATGCGCCATGGTATCCTACGCATTGATGAACCTTGTGATGACCTCGACGCCGCTGGCCGTTGTCGGCTGCGGATTTACCGTGGTGGACGCCTCCAACGTGGTGACCGGTCACGTGCTCGCCATGTTTGCGCCGTCCTTCTTTACCGGCCACCTGATTGCGCGGTTCGGCGTGGAACGGATCATGGGGCTGGGGATTGCGATCCTTGCGGTGGCGGGGGTCGTCGCATTGCAGGGCGTGGAACTGGGCAATTTCTTTGTCGCGCTGATTTTGCTGGGTCTGGGATGGAACTTTGGCTTCATCGGGGCCACGACGATGCTGGCGGGCGCACATGCGCCGCACGAACGTGGCCGGATGCAGGGCCTCAACGATCTGCTGGTCTTCGGCGGTGTTACGATGGCCTCGCTGGCATCCGGCGGATTGATGAATTGCTCGGGCGGATCCGCCGTCGAGGGCTGGCAGGCGGTCAACTATGCGATGATCCCGTTTCTGGCGCTCGCGGGTGGGTCGCTCGTGTGGCTGGTGATGACACGCAACCGGCGCATCGCCTGA
- a CDS encoding precorrin-6A/cobalt-precorrin-6A reductase, giving the protein MTTLPHILLLAGSFEARQVAEALCAAGIAYTPVVSELPRGGQPLPKPPQLRAFDGAQGLGAFVQETGLTAILDASHVFDRTLTQQAFGAARRLNMPYLRLERPAWDDAQCTFVPDVRTACAAMTAGARAFCATGWESLPDMARFTGDRIFLRQTRRHDRAAPYPFVSLSFGDPPFDVAHERALFARLRITHLVCRNLGGRASRPKLDAALAMGLAPILIDRPSPPAGLPTVSQVAQAAAWAAAL; this is encoded by the coding sequence ATGACCACCTTGCCCCATATCCTGCTGCTTGCGGGCAGTTTCGAAGCCCGACAGGTCGCCGAAGCGCTTTGCGCGGCGGGCATTGCCTATACGCCTGTGGTGTCTGAATTGCCGCGCGGGGGGCAGCCCCTGCCAAAACCACCGCAACTGCGCGCCTTTGACGGGGCGCAGGGGCTTGGCGCCTTCGTGCAGGAGACAGGGCTGACCGCCATACTCGATGCCAGCCACGTTTTCGACCGCACACTCACCCAACAGGCATTCGGCGCGGCGCGGCGCCTGAACATGCCCTATCTGCGGCTTGAACGTCCCGCGTGGGACGACGCGCAATGCACCTTTGTCCCCGACGTGCGCACGGCCTGTGCTGCGATGACCGCGGGCGCGCGGGCGTTCTGCGCCACCGGTTGGGAAAGCCTGCCGGACATGGCCCGTTTCACCGGGGACCGGATATTCCTGCGCCAGACCCGCCGCCACGACCGGGCAGCCCCGTACCCCTTTGTCAGCCTCAGCTTTGGCGATCCGCCGTTCGATGTGGCGCATGAACGCGCGCTGTTCGCGCGGCTGCGCATTACGCATCTTGTGTGTCGCAACCTCGGGGGCCGCGCCAGCAGGCCGAAATTAGACGCGGCGTTGGCCATGGGGCTGGCGCCGATCCTGATTGACCGGCCGTCACCGCCCGCCGGGCTGCCGACCGTATCGCAAGTGGCGCAGGCCGCGGCATGGGCGGCGGCGCTGTGA
- a CDS encoding DNA-3-methyladenine glycosylase, which translates to MGGGAVTRLITCDADVAEGAAWLAAREPRFAQALEQIGPLPLRLTGDGFDALLGKIVSQQVSVASARAIWGRAQAAGLTTPAAVRAADDAALRSVGFSRPKMKYARALAAADIDYAALRDASDAQVIETLTAVPGIGVWTAQVYAMFSLGRADVFAPGDLALQEAARMLFALNARPTPAALARMAEDWSPWRAVAARLLFTYYRSEKNREGLS; encoded by the coding sequence ATGGGCGGCGGCGCTGTGACGCGGCTCATCACCTGTGACGCGGATGTGGCCGAAGGGGCGGCGTGGCTGGCCGCCCGCGAGCCGCGTTTCGCGCAGGCGTTGGAGCAGATCGGCCCCTTGCCGCTGCGGCTGACGGGCGACGGTTTCGATGCGCTGCTCGGCAAGATCGTGAGCCAGCAGGTCTCCGTGGCCTCTGCCCGCGCCATCTGGGGCAGGGCGCAGGCCGCAGGGCTGACCACCCCCGCCGCCGTGCGCGCCGCGGATGACGCCGCACTCAGGTCCGTCGGGTTCAGCCGTCCGAAAATGAAATACGCCCGCGCACTGGCCGCCGCCGACATCGACTACGCTGCGCTGCGCGATGCCAGTGATGCGCAGGTGATCGAAACGCTCACTGCGGTTCCGGGGATCGGCGTCTGGACCGCGCAGGTTTACGCCATGTTCAGCCTTGGCCGCGCGGATGTCTTTGCCCCCGGTGATCTGGCCCTGCAAGAAGCGGCCCGCATGCTTTTCGCGCTCAACGCGCGGCCCACGCCCGCGGCACTGGCACGCATGGCCGAAGACTGGTCCCCGTGGCGGGCGGTTGCAGCGCGGCTGCTGTTTACGTACTACCGAAGCGAAAAGAACCGGGAAGGACTATCATGA
- a CDS encoding alpha/beta hydrolase, whose protein sequence is MTRVLNSERREPISGATRSVVVFLHGYGANGADLLGLADPLGEHLPDTLFVAPDAPEMVAGMPNGYQWFPIPWIDGSSEEESARGMAQAVEDLNAYLDALMVDEDVLPEQVVLFGFSQGTMMSLHVAPRREDAVAGIVAFSGRLLSPETLKDEVVVRPPVLLVHGDQDDVVPPQSLPQAAEALQEAGWSDVYAHVMKGTAHGIAPDGLSVALAFMRDKLGL, encoded by the coding sequence ATGACACGGGTGTTGAATTCAGAGCGTCGCGAACCCATCAGCGGCGCGACGCGGTCAGTCGTGGTGTTTTTGCACGGCTACGGCGCTAACGGGGCGGATTTGCTGGGTCTCGCCGATCCGCTGGGCGAGCATTTGCCCGACACGCTGTTCGTGGCGCCCGATGCGCCCGAAATGGTGGCCGGCATGCCCAACGGGTACCAGTGGTTCCCGATCCCGTGGATCGACGGCTCGTCCGAGGAAGAATCCGCACGCGGCATGGCGCAGGCGGTCGAGGATCTGAATGCCTATCTCGATGCGCTGATGGTCGACGAAGACGTGCTGCCCGAACAGGTGGTGCTTTTCGGCTTTTCGCAAGGCACGATGATGTCGCTGCACGTGGCCCCCCGGCGCGAGGATGCGGTGGCGGGGATCGTTGCCTTTTCGGGGCGGCTGTTGTCGCCGGAGACGCTCAAGGACGAAGTGGTGGTGCGCCCGCCGGTGCTGCTGGTGCACGGCGATCAGGACGATGTCGTCCCCCCCCAATCGCTGCCGCAGGCCGCCGAGGCGCTGCAGGAGGCAGGCTGGAGCGATGTCTACGCCCATGTGATGAAGGGCACGGCACACGGGATCGCCCCCGACGGTCTGTCGGTCGCGCTGGCCTTCATGCGCGACAAACTGGGTCTGTAA
- a CDS encoding HNH endonuclease, producing MDGDFRTEFTRSPSRLKDRPALVLNADYRPLSYYPLSLWAWQDAVKAKYLDRVDIVAEYDDCVHSPTTTLRIPSVVVLKDYVKPQKRVAFTRFNLFLRDEFRCQYCGARGDLTFDHVVPRASGGVTSWQNVVAACSPCNLRKGSKALHQTGFNLRKPPRQPGAEELRNMGRKFPPGHLHESWMDFLYWDAELEA from the coding sequence ATGGACGGCGATTTCAGAACCGAATTTACGCGAAGTCCCAGTCGGCTGAAGGATCGGCCTGCGCTGGTGCTGAACGCCGATTACAGACCGCTCAGTTACTACCCGCTGTCGCTCTGGGCGTGGCAGGATGCGGTCAAGGCCAAGTATCTCGACAGGGTGGATATCGTGGCTGAATACGACGACTGCGTGCACAGCCCCACAACCACCCTGCGGATCCCGTCGGTTGTTGTGCTCAAAGACTATGTAAAACCCCAAAAGCGCGTGGCCTTCACGCGCTTTAATTTATTTCTGCGCGACGAATTCCGCTGCCAGTACTGCGGCGCGCGGGGGGATCTGACCTTCGATCACGTGGTGCCGCGCGCCTCGGGCGGGGTGACGAGCTGGCAAAACGTGGTGGCGGCGTGCAGCCCGTGCAACCTGCGCAAGGGCTCCAAGGCGCTGCACCAGACCGGCTTCAACCTGCGCAAACCACCGCGCCAACCGGGCGCCGAAGAGCTGCGCAACATGGGCCGCAAATTCCCGCCGGGCCACCTGCACGAAAGCTGGATGGATTTTCTCTACTGGGATGCCGAGCTTGAGGCCTGA
- a CDS encoding DMT family transporter gives MNTVSQTTRATLIVVLTGLLWGFYWWPVRTLESLGLTGAWGTVGISIAGLAVLIPVGWRKRHVLRHADRIGTLSVFVGGAAFALYSIGFIYGRVALVILLFFLTPVWSTLIARVVLGRSTPLMRMMAIGVGLAGLTVMLSAQGNLPVPRNLGEWMGLASGLFWAIASTGIRERSELGAPEAAFVFVAGAAIMAAVLAPLLAPLPQSVEVMAAIPVAAVTGVIWWGISMGLLMWATARLDPARTGILLMSEVLVGAASAAVLASEHLSALEMTGGALVLLAGLLEVWPERTGRVA, from the coding sequence ATGAACACCGTATCCCAGACCACCCGCGCGACATTGATCGTGGTCCTTACGGGGCTGTTGTGGGGATTTTACTGGTGGCCGGTACGGACGCTGGAATCCCTCGGGCTGACGGGGGCGTGGGGGACCGTGGGCATTTCAATCGCGGGGCTGGCCGTGCTGATCCCGGTCGGGTGGCGCAAGCGGCACGTGCTGAGGCACGCGGACCGTATCGGCACCCTGTCGGTGTTTGTAGGGGGCGCGGCCTTCGCGCTGTACTCCATCGGGTTTATCTACGGGCGCGTGGCGCTGGTGATCCTGCTGTTCTTTCTCACGCCGGTCTGGAGTACGCTGATCGCACGGGTCGTGCTGGGGCGCAGCACACCGCTGATGCGGATGATGGCCATCGGCGTCGGCCTGGCAGGGCTGACCGTGATGCTCAGCGCGCAGGGCAATCTGCCGGTGCCGCGCAATCTGGGGGAATGGATGGGGCTGGCGTCGGGGCTGTTCTGGGCCATCGCGTCCACCGGCATCCGCGAACGCTCAGAACTCGGCGCGCCCGAGGCGGCGTTTGTCTTTGTCGCAGGGGCGGCCATCATGGCGGCCGTGCTGGCGCCGCTGCTCGCGCCCTTGCCGCAATCGGTCGAGGTGATGGCCGCCATCCCCGTCGCGGCGGTGACGGGCGTGATCTGGTGGGGCATCTCGATGGGATTGCTGATGTGGGCGACCGCGCGTCTGGATCCGGCACGCACGGGCATCCTGCTGATGAGCGAGGTGCTCGTCGGTGCGGCCTCCGCCGCCGTGCTGGCAAGCGAACACCTCAGCGCGCTTGAAATGACCGGCGGCGCGCTTGTGCTGCTGGCGGGCCTGCTCGAGGTCTGGCCCGAAAGAACCGGACGCGTGGCCTGA
- the xth gene encoding exodeoxyribonuclease III, whose amino-acid sequence MKIASFNINGIKARIDALPAWLDEAQPDVAILQEIKSVDEAFPREVFEERGYNVETHGQKSFNGVALLSKLPLEDVTRGLPGDEDDEQARYIEATVVGARDAVRICGLYLPNGNPVELNDDGSPVAGGKYAYKMGWMDRLHARAEALLAEETPFLMAGDFNIIPQPEDAAKPDSWREDALFRTASRGKWRALVNLGLTDAFRARTQGPGHYSFWDYQAGAWNRNNGIRIDHFLLCPYTADHLRDCQIDKNVRGRDKPSDHVPIWVELDL is encoded by the coding sequence ATGAAAATCGCCAGCTTCAACATCAACGGCATCAAGGCCCGGATCGACGCGCTGCCCGCGTGGCTGGACGAGGCGCAGCCGGACGTGGCGATCCTGCAGGAGATCAAATCGGTCGATGAAGCCTTTCCGCGGGAGGTTTTTGAAGAGCGCGGCTATAACGTCGAAACCCACGGGCAAAAGTCGTTTAACGGCGTTGCCCTGCTGTCCAAACTGCCGTTGGAGGATGTCACGCGCGGCCTGCCCGGTGACGAGGACGACGAACAGGCCCGCTATATCGAGGCGACGGTCGTGGGGGCGCGCGATGCGGTGCGCATCTGTGGTCTGTATCTGCCCAACGGCAATCCGGTCGAGCTGAACGACGATGGCAGCCCCGTGGCGGGTGGCAAATACGCCTACAAGATGGGATGGATGGACCGCCTGCACGCCCGCGCAGAGGCGCTGCTGGCCGAAGAGACACCGTTTCTCATGGCGGGCGATTTCAACATCATTCCGCAACCCGAGGATGCCGCCAAGCCAGACAGCTGGCGCGAAGATGCGTTGTTTCGCACCGCGTCGCGGGGCAAGTGGCGTGCGCTGGTGAACCTTGGTCTCACCGATGCGTTCCGCGCCCGCACGCAGGGACCCGGACACTACAGTTTCTGGGATTATCAGGCCGGTGCATGGAACCGCAACAACGGCATCCGCATCGATCATTTCCTGCTATGTCCCTATACCGCCGATCATCTGCGCGATTGCCAGATCGACAAGAATGTCCGCGGCCGTGACAAACCGTCCGATCATGTTCCGATCTGGGTCGAGCTGGATCTGTAG
- a CDS encoding iron-sulfur cluster assembly accessory protein: protein MNLPPKVTPRAFARLSEIGAADEGKALRIAVEGGGCSGFQYEIALDDAKTDDLVLEGDGQRVVIDSVSLPFLTDAVIDFTEELIGARFVIENPNATSSCGCGTSFSM, encoded by the coding sequence ATGAACCTGCCACCCAAAGTTACCCCCCGCGCCTTTGCGCGTCTGTCCGAAATCGGTGCCGCCGACGAGGGCAAGGCGCTGCGTATTGCCGTCGAGGGCGGTGGATGTTCGGGATTCCAGTACGAGATTGCACTGGATGACGCGAAAACCGATGATCTGGTCCTTGAGGGCGATGGCCAGCGGGTCGTGATCGACAGCGTGTCCTTGCCGTTTCTGACCGATGCGGTGATCGATTTCACCGAGGAACTGATCGGGGCGCGGTTCGTGATCGAGAACCCCAATGCCACGTCGTCTTGCGGGTGCGGCACGTCGTTCTCCATGTAG
- a CDS encoding deoxyguanosinetriphosphate triphosphohydrolase, translating to MRAPYASDPATARGRRVPEDESSFRSCFQRDRDRIIHASAFRRLKHKTQVFVEHEGDYYRTRLTHSIEVAQVARTISGALHLNAELTEAVALAHDLGHPPFGHTGEDALEKMMAPYGGFDHNAQAIKIVTSLERHYAGFDGLNLTWETLEGIAKHNGPVTGDLPHALADYNALHDLELDTHASAEAQVAALSDDIAYNNHDLHDGLRAGLFSEDEIAALPMVGPAYAEVDRVHPGLDSYRRRHEALRRVFGVMVSDVIETSRALLDDAGATSVADIRHVGRPVIRFSDPVWAELREIRQFLFTRMYRAPSVMKIRAEVTEVVEELFVLFLGRPDLLPKHWARAVSAAGGDKLLLARMVSDYIAGMTDRFALQEHARLIGDG from the coding sequence ATGCGCGCCCCCTATGCTTCGGATCCTGCCACCGCCCGGGGACGGCGTGTGCCAGAGGACGAAAGCTCTTTCCGCTCGTGCTTCCAGCGCGACCGTGACCGCATCATCCACGCCAGCGCCTTCCGGCGGCTCAAGCACAAGACGCAGGTTTTCGTCGAACACGAAGGCGATTACTACCGCACACGCCTGACCCACTCGATCGAGGTGGCGCAGGTGGCCCGCACCATTTCGGGCGCGCTGCACCTGAACGCAGAGCTGACCGAGGCGGTGGCACTCGCCCATGACCTGGGCCATCCGCCCTTTGGCCACACCGGCGAGGACGCGCTGGAAAAGATGATGGCGCCCTACGGCGGGTTTGACCACAACGCGCAGGCGATCAAGATCGTCACCTCGCTGGAGCGGCACTATGCGGGGTTCGACGGGCTGAACCTGACGTGGGAAACACTCGAGGGGATCGCCAAACACAACGGGCCCGTGACCGGCGATCTGCCGCATGCGCTGGCGGACTACAACGCGCTGCATGATCTGGAACTGGACACCCACGCCAGCGCCGAAGCGCAAGTGGCCGCGCTGTCCGATGATATCGCCTACAACAACCACGACCTGCACGACGGCTTGCGGGCAGGGCTGTTCAGCGAGGACGAAATCGCCGCGCTGCCCATGGTGGGGCCTGCCTATGCCGAGGTAGACCGCGTGCATCCCGGGCTCGACAGCTACAGACGGCGCCACGAAGCCCTGCGCCGCGTGTTCGGTGTGATGGTATCGGATGTGATCGAAACCTCCCGCGCGCTGCTGGATGACGCCGGTGCCACCTCCGTGGCCGACATCCGGCATGTGGGCCGTCCGGTGATCCGCTTTTCCGACCCCGTCTGGGCCGAGCTGCGCGAGATCCGGCAGTTCCTCTTTACCCGCATGTACCGCGCCCCTTCGGTGATGAAGATCCGTGCCGAGGTGACAGAAGTGGTGGAGGAGCTGTTTGTCCTGTTTCTGGGCCGACCCGACCTGTTGCCGAAACACTGGGCGCGGGCCGTGAGCGCGGCTGGCGGGGACAAGCTGCTGCTGGCACGGATGGTCAGTGACTACATCGCGGGTATGACCGACCGCTTCGCCTTGCAAGAACACGCCCGCCTGATCGGTGACGGCTAG
- the argS gene encoding arginine--tRNA ligase yields the protein MNLFADIRSLVIDTLDTLVSQGQLPQGLSFDNVTVEPPRDAAHGDMATNAAMVLAKPAGLKPRDIADAIAQVLVQDDRITAADVAGPGFLNLRLAPSVWQGVAGAVLAAGTGFGRGSMGAGKRVNVEYVSANPTGPLHVGHTRGAVFGDALASLLDFVGYDVTREYYINDGGAQVDVLARSVYLRYLEAHGQEVAFEDGTYPGDYLIAVGEALKSRVGAGYVDQPEDVWLADVRTFATEAMMDLIRADLKALGVEIDTFFSEKSLYGTGLIEGAIADLQNKGLIYEGVLEPPKGKKPEDWEPREQTLFKSTDHGDDVDRPVKKSDGSWTYFAPDIAYHYDKVQRGYDLLIDVFGADHGGYVKRMKAAVSALSGGTVPLDIKLTQLVKLFKNGEPFKMSKRAGTFVTLRDVVDEVGADVTRFVMLTRKNDAPLDFDFDKVLEQSRENPVFYVQYAHARVSSVKRKAAQAGIDVGADALESADLSKLDHDAELALLRKVAEWPRLVETAARTNEPHRVAFYLYELAGDLHGLWNRGNDDPSLRFIQEDDPATSQAKIALAQSVAIVIASGLGILGVTPAEEMR from the coding sequence ATGAACCTTTTCGCCGATATCCGCAGCCTTGTGATCGACACGCTGGACACGCTTGTCTCGCAAGGCCAACTGCCGCAAGGGCTGAGCTTTGACAACGTCACGGTTGAGCCGCCGCGCGATGCGGCCCACGGCGACATGGCGACCAATGCGGCGATGGTGCTGGCCAAACCCGCCGGGCTCAAACCGCGCGACATCGCCGACGCGATTGCGCAGGTGCTCGTGCAGGACGACCGGATCACTGCCGCTGACGTGGCGGGGCCGGGGTTTCTCAACCTGCGGCTGGCCCCTTCGGTCTGGCAGGGCGTTGCGGGCGCTGTGCTGGCCGCCGGAACAGGCTTCGGGCGCGGCAGCATGGGCGCGGGCAAACGGGTCAACGTCGAATACGTCTCGGCCAATCCCACGGGTCCGCTGCACGTGGGCCATACCCGCGGCGCCGTGTTCGGTGATGCGCTGGCCAGCCTGCTGGACTTTGTCGGCTACGACGTGACGCGCGAATACTACATCAACGACGGCGGGGCGCAGGTCGACGTGCTCGCGCGGTCTGTCTATCTGCGGTATTTGGAAGCCCACGGGCAGGAAGTGGCCTTCGAGGACGGCACATACCCCGGCGACTACCTCATCGCCGTGGGCGAGGCGCTCAAGTCACGGGTCGGTGCCGGCTATGTGGACCAGCCGGAAGACGTCTGGCTGGCCGATGTGCGGACCTTTGCGACCGAAGCGATGATGGATCTCATTCGGGCCGACCTGAAGGCGCTGGGCGTCGAAATCGACACGTTCTTTTCCGAAAAATCGCTCTACGGCACCGGTCTGATCGAAGGGGCCATTGCCGATCTGCAAAACAAGGGCCTGATCTACGAAGGCGTGCTCGAGCCGCCCAAGGGCAAAAAGCCCGAGGACTGGGAGCCGCGCGAGCAGACGCTCTTCAAATCCACCGATCACGGCGATGACGTCGACCGCCCGGTCAAGAAATCCGACGGCAGCTGGACCTACTTCGCCCCCGATATCGCGTATCACTACGACAAGGTGCAGCGCGGTTATGACCTGCTGATCGATGTGTTCGGTGCCGACCACGGCGGCTATGTCAAACGGATGAAGGCGGCGGTGTCGGCGCTATCGGGCGGGACGGTACCGCTCGACATCAAGCTGACGCAGCTGGTGAAGCTGTTCAAGAACGGCGAGCCTTTCAAGATGTCCAAGCGGGCAGGGACCTTCGTGACCCTGCGCGACGTGGTGGATGAAGTGGGCGCGGATGTGACCCGTTTCGTGATGCTGACCCGCAAGAACGACGCGCCGCTGGATTTCGATTTCGACAAGGTGCTGGAACAATCGCGCGAGAACCCGGTGTTCTATGTCCAATACGCCCACGCCCGCGTGTCGAGCGTAAAGCGCAAGGCCGCGCAGGCGGGCATCGACGTAGGCGCGGACGCGCTGGAATCTGCCGATCTGTCCAAGCTTGACCACGACGCCGAACTGGCCCTGCTGCGCAAAGTGGCCGAATGGCCGCGCCTCGTTGAAACCGCGGCCCGCACGAACGAGCCGCACCGCGTTGCCTTCTATCTCTATGAACTTGCAGGAGATTTGCATGGTCTGTGGAACCGCGGCAATGACGATCCGTCGCTGCGGTTCATTCAGGAGGACGATCCTGCAACATCACAGGCAAAAATCGCGCTGGCACAATCCGTAGCAATTGTAATTGCATCGGGCTTGGGTATTCTTGGCGTCACACCGGCCGAAGAGATGCGCTAG